Genomic window (Streptomyces sp. NBC_00078):
GTGACGCGTCACGCTTCCCGCATCAGCTCCGCCAGGTCGTGGTCCAGGTCCAGCTGCAGGTGCTCCAGGCCGACGGGGACCAGGTGGTTGGTGGCGTCGAGGAAACGGCGTATCTCGTCCGCGTGGACGTGCACGACGGCGGTGCCCTCGGGGGCGTGGAACTCCAGGACGATGCGCTCATAGCCGTACGGCCGCACCCGCACGTCGCCGTGGCCCTCGGGCTCCTCCAGGCCGGCCGTGAGGAGTTCACGCGAGAAGGTCCAGCAGACGTCCACGCCCTCCAGGGTGGCCGGGGCGGGGAAGGTCATGCGGACCGCGAACGGGTCGCGTCGGTCGTAGTGCAGCTTCGCCGGGATGCTCGACATACGAGGCGCGGCGGCGACGAGACGGGCCTCTACGGGCTGCTCGATGACGGTGGACAACGCCTGCTCCCTTGTGACGGCTGGACGGGCTTCCGGGCTGATCGGTCCGGCACTGCTAGAGACGCTGGAACCAGCCAATCCGTGCACCTGAAATTCGAGTGACCTCCGTCACCGCATTCATTCACAGGAGTGACGAGGTCCACTTACCGTGTCGCGAGGGGTACTTGTGGCGACCGCGGGCATCTGGACGGCGTCCGGGCGGTCGGCTAGCTTCGCGCGCCATGAGGCGCTTGGGGAACACGCGACGAATGAGACGTACGTTTCGCACGGTGGCCGCGGGGGCGGTGTGCTCGGCGGCTCTGGCCGCCCTGGCCGCCGTACCCGCGCAGGCGCAGGAGCCGGAGAGCCGGGCGCCGCACTGGGAACTCAAGGACACCGGCGCGGGCGATGTGCGCTTCCGTGGGCTGTCGGCCGCCAGCCGGAACACCGCGTGGGTGGCCGGAACCGGGGGCACCGTGCTGCGCACCACGGACGGCGGGGCGAGCTGGCGGAACGTGTCGCCGCCGGGCGCGGCCGAACTGCAGTTCCGGGACATCGAGGCGTTCGACGCGCGGCGGGCCGTGGTGCTGGCCATCGGCGAGGGCGAGGCATCCCGCGTGTACCGCACCGACGACGGCGGCGCGACCTGGACCGAGTCCTTCCGCAACACCGACGCCAAGGCGTTCTACGACTGCCTCACCTTCTTCGACAGCCGCCATGGCCTCGCGATGAGCGACCCGGTGGACGGCAGGTTCCGCATCCTGTCGACCGGTGACGGCGGCCGCTCCTGGAAGGTGCTCCCGAGCGACGGCATGCCGGCCGCGCTGGACGGCGAGGCGGGCTTCGCCGCGAGCGGCCAGTGCCTGGTCGCCTCCGGCCCGTCGGACGTCTGGCTGGCCACCGGAGGCGGCGCACACGCGCGCGTGCTGCACTCCCGCGACCGCGGCCGGACCTGGACGGCGGCCGGCACACCGATCCCAGCGGGCGACCCGGCCAAGGGCGTCTTCGCCCTCGCCTTCCGCGACCGCACGCACGGGCTCGCCGTCGGCGGAGACTACCGGCCCGACCAGTCCTCCCCACAGGCCGCCGCACGCACCGGCGACAGCGGCCGCACCTGGCAGCCCGCCGCCGAGCCGCCGTCCGCCTACCGCTCCGGCGCCGCCTGGCTCCCGCACAGCCGCACCGCGGCCCTCGCGGTCGGCCCCACCGGCACCGACCTGACCACCGACGGCGGCCGCACCTGGCGGACGGTCGACACCGGCTCGTACGACACCGTGGACTGCACCGCCGACCTCGGCTGCTGGGCCGCGGGGGAGCAGGGACGGGTCGCGCGCCTGCAACGGTGACGCATAAGACGCGAATACGGGTACTCGATCGCCGGCCGCGGCAGTTGCGGCCGTGACGGCCGTGACCGCGGCAGTCGTGACAGCGAGAGGAGTGAGCGACCATGCCCGCAGGCTCGAACTCCAAGCGGGAGCGCCAGTACGAGCACATCAAGGAGAGCGCCCAGGACCGGGGCGAGAGCGCCGGACGCGCCAAGGAGATCGCGGCCCGGACGGTCAACAAGGAACGGGCCCGGTCCGGCGAGGCGAAGAGCGCGAGCCGCACGTCGACCCAGGACATGTCGTCCGGCAGGCGGGGCGGACAGCGCTCGGGTCAGGGTTCTCAGGGCCCGACCCGGGACCAGCTGTACAACGAGGCCAGGCAGCGCGGCATCGAAGGCCGTTCGAACATGAACAAGGACCAGCTGCAGCGCGCGCTGACCGCGAAGAAGGGCTGAGCGGCGCGGTTCAGCCGGACGTCGCGCGGTACTGCTCCAGCGCCGGTGCCGTCCGGGCGGCCACGAACTCGATGATGCGGTATGTGCACACGCCGCCGGTCGAGAACGGGTCGCCGGCGGTGAGTTCCTCGGCCTGTGCGCGGTCCTCGAACAGGGCGAGGATGATCCCGCCGTCGCGGGGCTCCTTGCGCCCGGCCGCGAGGAAGACGCCTTTCGCGAACTGCTCGTCGAGCCATGCCACATGGGCCTCGAGCAGCGCGTCGACGGCGTCCAGCGGGGCGGTGTAGGTCAGCTCCAGTACGAACATGATCGCGAGCCTACGCCGCCGGGCGCGGGCCCGTACGCCCGTCCCCGGCGTGACGACCGTACGCTCGTCCTCATCATGACGACCGTACGCATTCCCGCGGGCTGGCCTGCGACCGAGGACGAGGCCCGCGCCGTACAGGACGAGCTGCGGGGGCAGGTCGTGCACGACGAGCCGGGACCGCCGCCCGGCACGGGCCACGTCACCGGCGTGGACGTGGCGTACGACGACGAGCGGGACGTCGTCGCGGCCGCGGCAGTCGTCCTGGACGCGGCGAGTCTGGACGTCGTGGCCGAGGCGACGGCCGTCGGCCGGATCTCCTTCCCGTACGTGCCGGGCCTGCTGGCCTTCCGGGAGATCCCCACGGTCCTCGCCGCTCTGGACGCTCTCCCGTGCCCGCCCGGCCTGGTCGTCTGCGACGGCTACGGCCTCGCCCACCCGCGCCGCTTCGGCCTGGCCAGCCACCTCGGCGTCCTGACAGGCCTGCCCACGATCGGCGTCGCCAAGAACCCCTTCACCTTCGCCCACGACGATCCGGGCGCCGCGCGCGGCAGTACGTCACCGCTCCTTGCGGGCAGCGACGAGGTCGGGCGCGCCCTGCGCACCCGGGACGCAGTCAAGCCGGTCTTCGTGTCCGTCGGCCATCGGGTGAGCCTCGACAACGCCTGCGCCCACACCCTGGCGCTGACCCCCGCCTACCGCCTCCCCGAGACGACCCGCAGGGCGGACGCGCTGTGCCGCCGGGCGCTTCAGGAGGCGACGCCGCGCCACTGACCCGCGTGCGCGCCGGGTGCCGTCTGAGTACGTGGACTGAGTATCCGTACGGATGTGGGCGTGGCGCGGCGGTCGGCAGGCTGTGCCGCATGACGACGCACCGCGCCCCGAAGCCCCTCGCCGACCCCAACCGTCCCGTCGAGCGCGCCGTGACGGCCGTGCTGGTCCTCGCCGTGCTGGCGGGGCTCTGCTGGATCGGCGGGATGATCTACACGGTGGCGGGGTGGTCGGTGTAGGGCGGGTTCACCGGCTCGCGACGACCCGGAAGGTGATGCCGGCCTCGCGCAGGCGCCCGGTCAGCGCGTCGCCCATCGCGACCGCCGTGGTCACCTGGCCGGCCGTCGGCGGAAGGTCGTCGAAGGCCAGCGACAGCGCCGACTCGGCGAACATCCTGGCCGTCTCGTCGTAACCGGGGTCGCCGCCCGCGACCTCCGTGAACACCCGGCGCCCGCCGCCCTCGCCCACGAAGCGGACCTTGAACCAGCTCTTCGCGCGCTTCTCGGCGCTCGGACCCTCGCCGGGCTTGAGCCGGTCCGACAACCAGCGCCGTGCGGGCGGAAGTTGGGCGGCCGCGAAGATGCCGCCGACGGCCGCGATCCCGCCCGCCGCGACGGGCAGGTGCCGCACCGCCGCGTAGTGCCGGTAGCGGAAGTCGGGGCCGTAGCGCTCCAGGGCCTTCGCCGACCGGCCCACGATCTGGGCGTCGATGGTCGGCAGCGGCAGCACCCACGCGCCGATCTCCTTCGCGAACCGCGGCAGCCCCGTGGGAGCGGCGGCCCGCCTCCCCACCAGACGCGGCTCGTTCCGCCTACGGTCCCGCTCGGCCGCCAGCATCGGACGCACGCGTGAGAACTGGTTGAGCGCCGAGGCGAACGTACCGCCCGAGAAGGCGGCGTCCGCCGTCACGAACCCGTCCACCGTCAGCGGCACTCCCTCCGGCAGCTGCTGGACGGTGAAGTACGCGCCCAGGTCGTGGGGGATCGAGTCGAAGCCGCAGGCGTGCACCAGCCGGGCACCGGTCTCACGCGCGCGTGCGTCGTGACGGACGTACGTCAGGTCCACGAACTCGGGCTCACCGCACAGATCCAGGTAGTCGGCCCCGGTGTCCGCGCAGGCGGCGACGAGTTCCTCGCCGTACGTCACGTACGGCCCCACCGTCGTCGCCACCACGCGCGCGTGCTCGGCGAGTGCGCGCAGCGAGGCCGGGTCGGCCACGTCCGCCCGCTCCACCCCGACGTGCTCGCCGCCGGGCAGCCGCTCGCGCAGCTGCTCCAGTTTCCGCTCGCTGCGGCCCGCGATCGCCCAGCGCAGCCCCTCGGGAGAGTGCGCGGCGAGGTACTGCGCCGTGAGCGTCCCGACGAAGCCCGTGGCCCCGAAGAGCACGATGTCGTATGGGCGGTCCGCCCCGTTCATCCTGCTCATGACACCCTTCGTCCGCAGCGCGCGCCGTTGTCGGTGGCCGAGGCTAGCGTGAGGAGTTCGGAGCCCGACGACGAGCCCGGAGGTAGGGCGGTGACCGTGACCGAAAATGCCCTGAAGAAGCGGGCGAAAGTACGCGAGTTTGCCCTTGGCCTGCCGGGCGCCGCCGAGCCGAGCGGCGGAGCCGGGGTGAGCGCGTCGCGGAGCTGCCGCGCGACCGGGTCCCAGGAGGGCTACCGGGTGATCGTGCCGAAGCGGCTGATACGGAGCTCGACGCGCGCTGAGCGCAGGGTGCGGGTCTTGCGGCAAGCCCGGCCGCCTGGCTTCCTGTAATTGGCTAAGCGCTTGCTCGCTCAGGGCTTGTGCTGAATGGAACGTGTTCTTAGCATCACTGGTGTTACATCAGTTGTGTCACATTGCTGGGGGCTGGATGACAACGGCAGAGACGCCGCCCGGGCAGGGTCCGCTCACCGGCGTGCGCGTGGTCGAGCTGGCCGGCATCGGGCCCGGCCCG
Coding sequences:
- a CDS encoding SsgA family sporulation/cell division regulator — encoded protein: MSTVIEQPVEARLVAAAPRMSSIPAKLHYDRRDPFAVRMTFPAPATLEGVDVCWTFSRELLTAGLEEPEGHGDVRVRPYGYERIVLEFHAPEGTAVVHVHADEIRRFLDATNHLVPVGLEHLQLDLDHDLAELMREA
- a CDS encoding oxidoreductase; its protein translation is MRRTFRTVAAGAVCSAALAALAAVPAQAQEPESRAPHWELKDTGAGDVRFRGLSAASRNTAWVAGTGGTVLRTTDGGASWRNVSPPGAAELQFRDIEAFDARRAVVLAIGEGEASRVYRTDDGGATWTESFRNTDAKAFYDCLTFFDSRHGLAMSDPVDGRFRILSTGDGGRSWKVLPSDGMPAALDGEAGFAASGQCLVASGPSDVWLATGGGAHARVLHSRDRGRTWTAAGTPIPAGDPAKGVFALAFRDRTHGLAVGGDYRPDQSSPQAAARTGDSGRTWQPAAEPPSAYRSGAAWLPHSRTAALAVGPTGTDLTTDGGRTWRTVDTGSYDTVDCTADLGCWAAGEQGRVARLQR
- a CDS encoding plasmid stabilization protein — its product is MPAGSNSKRERQYEHIKESAQDRGESAGRAKEIAARTVNKERARSGEAKSASRTSTQDMSSGRRGGQRSGQGSQGPTRDQLYNEARQRGIEGRSNMNKDQLQRALTAKKG
- a CDS encoding YciI family protein, coding for MFVLELTYTAPLDAVDALLEAHVAWLDEQFAKGVFLAAGRKEPRDGGIILALFEDRAQAEELTAGDPFSTGGVCTYRIIEFVAARTAPALEQYRATSG
- a CDS encoding endonuclease V, whose product is MTTVRIPAGWPATEDEARAVQDELRGQVVHDEPGPPPGTGHVTGVDVAYDDERDVVAAAAVVLDAASLDVVAEATAVGRISFPYVPGLLAFREIPTVLAALDALPCPPGLVVCDGYGLAHPRRFGLASHLGVLTGLPTIGVAKNPFTFAHDDPGAARGSTSPLLAGSDEVGRALRTRDAVKPVFVSVGHRVSLDNACAHTLALTPAYRLPETTRRADALCRRALQEATPRH
- the mmpA gene encoding morphogenic membrane protein MmpA, producing the protein MTTHRAPKPLADPNRPVERAVTAVLVLAVLAGLCWIGGMIYTVAGWSV
- a CDS encoding trans-acting enoyl reductase family protein: MSRMNGADRPYDIVLFGATGFVGTLTAQYLAAHSPEGLRWAIAGRSERKLEQLRERLPGGEHVGVERADVADPASLRALAEHARVVATTVGPYVTYGEELVAACADTGADYLDLCGEPEFVDLTYVRHDARARETGARLVHACGFDSIPHDLGAYFTVQQLPEGVPLTVDGFVTADAAFSGGTFASALNQFSRVRPMLAAERDRRRNEPRLVGRRAAAPTGLPRFAKEIGAWVLPLPTIDAQIVGRSAKALERYGPDFRYRHYAAVRHLPVAAGGIAAVGGIFAAAQLPPARRWLSDRLKPGEGPSAEKRAKSWFKVRFVGEGGGRRVFTEVAGGDPGYDETARMFAESALSLAFDDLPPTAGQVTTAVAMGDALTGRLREAGITFRVVASR